TACAGTGCATCAATCCTTAAGTACTTAAGGATATAGctcagattttaaaatatttaggaTATAAAATCTTTAAAGTAATGCaattaatgaaatgtaacaGTGCAACAGTTTTCAATCATATGAAATGTTCTCAaattcaaatacaaaaatattgtacCTAAAAACACAGTTGGagtaaattttcctttttttttttttttttaacgtctCATGTACCCAGAACAACCTATAACATCCTCCTCTACTTCGCTGTAAAGGTCTTCACACGAGTCACTAATTGTTGCCAtggggagaacagaatattctcTAGGGGAACACAGCAAGACCAAAGTGTCCTCATTTTCCTGTGTCTCGTTTTCCTCTTCTTTGTACTTTCCCAGAGTCACAGAAAAGAGGTTCACATCAGAACAGAGTTTCATTTCCTGCACTTCTGAACCGTTCTGATCTTTTGGTTCTAGCTCTGGTCTTCCGAGGCCCAAAAATGATGATAATTTGCAGTCTTGCTCCCTTGCATTTTCGACTTGTGAAAGTTGAAGGGGAACATCTATGAGAATTTGCCCATTTTCTCCAACTGACCCAGAAATGAAGCAATCATCATCAAGAGGCACACAAAGAGACTGACTGTCCGAGAAAAGTACTTGGTTCGAAGCCACGGGCGCAGGACAGAAGAGGAAATGTTCACTTCCCTTTGGGGAACAGTGTGGGGTCATTAAATCAATGATGGAGGGGTCACTCTGGCTTCCAGAGTGATGGGGCTGCTTTGGACGTTGTTCATAGCTTCCCACTGCCCTGTACACTTTACCCTCCACGTTCTGCTCGTTTTCCTCTTCACTGTCACTCCCACCAGCCAGTTGGTGCCTTCTGGGGAGCTCTGCCTCACCTAACACCACCCAGGTACAAGCAGGCTTGTCATAATCTAAGGGAAGTGGAAGCATACTGGAAGATTTCACCGTAAGCTGcagggaagaaaatgcaagtaGTCAAATCTACAggtttaaattacaattaaaatgctttttcaaaGTAATGTATAGTATTGTATAGTGGCTTGACAGAAAATGATACATGACTGGTATTATGCATTGAATATAATGAGACAGTCAGTATAACCTGCAGCAGCTGAATATTTTGCTCAGATCACATCTGCATCAGTTAAACACATCTTGCAGGTGTCTTCTGCTACATGTTACATATCTGTATACTCTCACACTCTCATATCTCTACACTCACGCTCTAGGTGTACAGGCAATTTATGCTGACAGATGTACTGAGCACCGATACATCCGCTAAATTACTTGAAGTTGTGAAATTCCTTACCAGTATATCCGGAAGATTGGTTCTCAGGCTGAACCTTCTACAGTAAACCAAGGTAAacagcagaacacaaaacaTCGCCACAAGGGAAGGGATAACCAAAATCTCTGCATTAGAAACAAGAGACAAAGGAAAGGTTTGTAGAGAACAGCTCCACTAgtggctgcagctgctgcctttggactccaaggctgcaggtttgaatcccacctctagcttgaacacacttgagcaaggtacttactctaaagtgctccagtaaaaaaaaaaaaaactggccagGTGTACTATACACTGGGAAATAGGTGGAGGAAACTTAatactggaagtcactttgaagaaaagcggtagctaaatgaataaacgtaaaatgTAGAGTAGAAGGGGAAACTGCTAGCTGCAGAGGGTTACTGGGATTCTTAAATGCAACACAGAACTTGTTTTTACTTGTGTACATAAGTCTGACCAAAAATAATGAAGCATGGAAATTAGGGGTGCAGCAAAGCGTACCTGTTTTGTATGTAGAGCTGAGGTACGCACATTGACGGATGCTCCTTGCAGTTTTATCTTTTATACTGACTGTCACACAGTAGTTTCTGCCTGGGTCCAAGTTCTTCAATGTCACATCCTTTAAGCCTTCAGTATTCTTTGTCTAGAATGAGAGAATCAGACACAATTGCAAGAAATAAGCAAAGTCTAGtgaatattttagaaaaatgtaaacacatgcAGGTAAAATGTATAACTGGATACAGAAAGAGGCAGCAAACCGAGTCAGCAAAagtttattttagatgtaaagTACAGATGTGGATATGAGAACTAACATTTAACTGCAGGGTGTCAAAATTAAACTATCACGACAATGTAaataagcaaagaaaataaatgaaaatgaaaacttgcTTAATGAGCCGACAACTGCTTTTACTCAATGTAAATGGCACcctgtttaaattttaaaaaaaaaatcattcttaaaATTATCAgtggatttttcttttaactgtaaAGCCACCAAACCAACAAGCAATTTGTCTTtagacatttttcagaaataagggctgacagcagcagcaggccctTTACCTCAGGCTGGAATCACCTGCCCACCTAAGCAGGTACAGACATTTACCCAACAGTGGCAATTACAGATACTCCTTTAGCCTTTATAAGACACAAAACAACATGCAGCACCTTGACAGGAGTCCGTCTTGGTGAATCATTTAAAGAAATGGGTCCCTCAGatgcaaggctgcagctctgaTCACTATGGCACCTGCTGCCTCTGAGGCAAAGGTGATCATGGCTGATGGTATAATGCAACATATGCACAGCTCCTGCAACTCCCTCTTGTCTGGACTTCCTACCATCAAGCCTGTCCAGCAGCATCAGTTGTTTTTGACCTGCCGAAGcctcctcatctctccattAGCTTCCTGTCGTTGCCCCTACCAAGTTCAATACACTAATTAAAGCCAATAAGATGGTCAAAGGGTCAACACCCTGGTACCTACAGGGCCTGATCACTCCCTGCATCCCCAAAAGACTGCTCTGCAGTCTCATTCATAATGGGTCTAAAATGAAAAGCTTGTAGGCTCTCAGTCTTGGCTGATGTACTGAAATTAGACCCCTTTGtctgttagagctgctgtatcTATTCCAGCACACAGGAAATgtctcttttggacccatttcTCCCCTTGTCTACATAAACCTGCATTATACCATCAGCCATGATCACCTTTGCCTCAGAGGCAGCAGGTGCCATAGTGAtcagagctgcagccttgcatCTGAGGGACCCAGGTTCtaataccacctcctgctgtagtatttttggtcaaggtacttaccccaaataagcaaaaattgttttgtggaagtgtttgctaaatggagaaaaaatgcacaagggCACTCCATAAGCACAGGCCTAAGGTTATCAGGGATTTGTAGAAGTTCTGCATGGAGAATGGTACAAAGTCCAACACAACATGTTCTCCAACCTCATTAGAACTTACAGGAAAGGGCTCTATGCAGTTATGTGCCAAAGGAGATGGTGCTGAGAAcccaaaacatttcaaatggttTTGAAAGAAGTGCATCTCAATAAAAGCCTGAGATTTTCCTCATGTTTGGGTAGTGTGCGCCATTTGGTTTATACTGCTTTTTTGTGCAtctttaccctgaactgcctCAGTAAAAATACTCGGCTGTACACGGTTTGCTACGCAAAGCtgacattataagtcaccttcgGAGAAAGGGGTCAACCAAACAAAGGCTgggaattaaaacatttaaaaaaatacagggGAGTAAAGCAAGCTGTTCAGAGAGGTACTTTAGAAAACCCCCTCTTGGAGTTCAAGGCCAACAGGATGCCCACCATTCATGAAATGCTTACAGTGTCACTGAATGGACCACCATAGGAAGGGTCTGAATACACAAACACTGATACTTGACTGATTACATTCTATAACTGGCAGAGAGAAGTATATCCCACATTTGACTTACCAGAGGACTATTGCTGCCATTTTCAATAGTCAGTTTGTATGTAAACTTATTGTAGATATGATTGAGATGGCCAGATGGAGACTCCAGTTTTACACAGAGGTTGTCTCTGCACTCAGACACAAAAACCAGAGGGGGATCTGGATGagctacagaaaagaaaaaagggcaaCTTCAATGAACTGCATAATTAAGCAGGTACTAAAAGAAATATTGAGAAAGCTAAACAGTCTCATTCTCCACACATTTCAAGTTTCATTGTCTTCTGTGCAAGCATTATTATAAACATTTCCTTTCAAAGTCAGACATTTTCCATTTCTCCTTTCaagggaaacttttttttttttttaactattttcaGGTCCATCAGTTTCAACTCACTTATCGAAATGGGTACGACTGGATCGAGCATCACCAAGGAAGAGTTCTGATCCCCCAAGACAGCCCAGACTGAAACAGCATAGGACTCCCAAACATCTGAAAAAGTCTTTGTCAAATTACACAACCTCGGGGTCTGCACACACTGGCATTCTGGCACCCTCAACCAGGTAGCATTTCTGCCAAAAGAGGAAGAACATCAACATCATTGTTCACTTCACTGAGAGCAAACATGTACTTGTAAGGTTTTCAATGTTTGTGAAAGACTACATTGACAGCAGCTTTTTGCAGCCAACTTTGACAGACATACTGCATTTTGACAGaaccttttaaaagaaaacctctccaaacatttccattttgtacactttaaaattttatagGGAAGGTACTACCACTAAGATTCTCACTTTTCCATGTCAGGCACATTAAGTCTGTATAACAGGAACAAAAATACTATTATAAATGTGGTCTTTCACATGTCCTCCCTACAAATTTACTGCCAGCTACCTTGAAGTGACTCACTGTGGGCTTTTGTGCAGCAACTGACAAGCCTGCAGACTGCTCGTATATTGACAGTTTCCAAAAGGATCATTTATCCCTTTCATGTCCTGCATGTGCAGCTAAAGTACTGAGCATTTCGGGGAAACcaatatattatttacagttaaatGTCCACAGAAAACAGTAGCTACAATTTTCATAGTctggtattttatttatagataCATTTACACAGGCCCACTGTAACTGTGTTTGTACgcgattgctctgtgatggactgctgtgcTGTCTGTCAACTGTGTATCCTTCTTGGCACCTTATGCTTTTAGAAGATACTCTGCAGCCCAGTGACCCTACACTGGAAAAGCATTTGTTGGCATGTGATGTATATTCACATAAATATGCGAATAAGCaatatatttgtacatttataaaacGTGAAAATGTCCGCACATGAATTGTGTACAGAACAAAGCACTTTTGACGACAGATGCCCAAAATGCTCTAAACCTAATTCACTTAGAAGGCAGAATGCTACCCTCAGACCAGACGGAATTGTACCTACATCACAATATGAACCTTTACGCTGTAGCATAGGTTGCTAGGAGACATTGGCCCTGGTTCCCATGTTAATATGTGAATAAATCCAAAGGAGGAGATGGACACATTGACTGGAGCAGGCAGCTCACACAGACCTGTGGTGAGATGGAGAAACGTGCCATAATTACTACACAATTGGGTTTACATACAAGTAATACTTCCTTGAATTTACCACCTGTGAAATGGATCAAGTAAGATTGTATTTTCATAACTACAGTCCATCCACGATGAATCAACTGCAGAACAACAGACTTAAAGATCAAGGAAGAACagctgaatttttgtttttgggggaaaaaaaaattaaaaatttaagaaaaaataagataCGCAAAAATaggcactaaaaaaaaatgttatctgaatacctacacacacatttgtgtgCACATATTTGCAAAATGCTCCTTCAGAAGAGCCACGTCTACAGACCTATATGACAGCTTGGATTATAACTGTATATAATATCAACAAATCAGAGGAAAGTTACCACACGATGCAGGTTTGGTGCCTCCTGCTCTCAAAGTTTGCAAAAACGACTTGTTTGCCCGTGTTTGTCAGTGCTCCCTATCCATTTTTTtcgtttctttcttttatttgacATGCATCGTTTGTTCAGGAACATAATCCACATATGTATATGTGCGTTTCACAGAATCAAACATTGTGTATACATACTCAGCTGTCAGGAATTAGCCCGGTTTAAATAGCGGCTGGTGATCCGTAGCGacagcctcttggtgcgaagtcgagggagtctacctgtggcaGTCCACCGGCATCGCGTTCCGTGAGGGATCATGTGTCAAACATGTTGACCATCAAAGTCGTCTACGGCAATCGAGCTGTGCGACGTCGCCACCACCGGACACTGGACactctcgctgctacagtaacctggtttatcctcacctaTCAAATCCCtcatcctgctttaatttctccatgggactctggaactgccagtctgcagcGAGAAACACTGACTTCATATCAGCCTacacctcccatctctcactgatCCCTCCTGGCCCTAATTGAAACCTAGATGACCCCAGACAACTCGGCTACACCCGCAGCATTCTCCACTAACTACTACtcctctcacacccctcatccctccggcagaggtggagggataggcctgctcatctctccccagtgggaatattctgttctccctctccacctgcatgatctgtcctcctttgaatggcatgctgtctctatcactgccccaatcactcttgttgcgGTTGTCctttattgctctcctggccctcttggctgcttcttggatgaccttgacatcttgttgagctctctgcaaGGGGACAACACTCCGCTGAATCTCCTGGGTGTCTTTTTCCTGCATATCTACAACATTCATGCAAgtagccttctgttgctcctacagtccttcgatttctccctgtcccaatcccctgctattCACAAATCAGGTAATTGTCTTgatcttgtatttttctgtggctgtcctgtcctctctctcactctgctgcatgtctctgatcatatctttatttcctttcaaccctgcctcaccactaatgcctcgcctctttctgcacccgttgtcacctttcaccgcaacttaaaatctcttgccttcctgctttgcctctgctactctggccgctctcccttctgctgcacaattctcggctctatcaacagacgatgccccTCTGCCCCATCTTCCATCCTTgactctctgtccactgtcttccagaCAGCACGCCCCAGTGCCACTCCATGGCTGAccgatacgttacgtgctaacaagacaaaactccgggctgcagagcgaagatggcaaaaatccaagactcgctcaGACCCAGATGCCTACCAACTACTCTTAGctccttttcactctgctgtctcttcaactaaaacctccttctaccacaacaaaatacagtctgcatctagcAAGACCACACAGACTCgctgccaccttctcatcctttctgtgtcctccaccacctcctccttctTTCATTGCTGATTactttgctttgactttgtctctgaaaaacaatcactgacaagttcttaGCATCACCCTGCTCGGTTCGCACTGGACCTCATTGCAAAACTATGATCttcaaattcaagccactcccTGAATCTGAAACCTcagacctcctgatattgcacagagccaccacctgctcgcttgatctgatcccatcgtcactcctacagaacatttccccgcaactctccactttcatctctaaaatcatcaactcctcgctctcctctggcggtttcccagctgccttcaaagttgctctcatttcacctctgttaaagaaaccctctctggatcccaatttggtccaaaactacagactggtctccatcctctccttcctgtctaaaactctagagcgggcggcctgtgatcaactatttGACTGCCTCACCGGGAACCATCTCCacaatggatatcagtctggtttcaaagttggtcactccactgagacggcgcttctggtggtgtctgatgctttccagtctgctagagctgcctccctctcctcggtcttcATTCTctttgatctgtctgcagcattcgacaccgTCAACCAcaagattctactctcctctcttagtcagcttgggatcaaaggagcggcactaagatggtttgagtcctaactatctgacagatctaagtggtctggcagagttccctttcttctcctctacctctctcaaccagtgtcccgcagggctctgTACTGGGTcctctcttctcgatctacacctcctccctcagcccagtcatagcttcccatggattcaaatactactTCTAAGCCGATGATACACagcccttcctctcctttccacctggagcgtcagacatttctgcacacattgttacttgcctgttggacatctctgcatggatgcctgatcaccacctccaactcaacttcgccaaaacagagattcttcacctcccagctggccaacaatctatcgatcaaactggacaactcactcacttTGCCCACCTACTCGGCTAAGAGTcggggagtgacgattgactcaagtatgtctttctctcagcacagcAAAGCCACAACCCGATCCTACAGATATTCTGCATAATATttgcaggatctgtccttatctcacaactgactctgtccaactacttgtccaggccatggtgacatcccgtctggactactgcaactttcctgtgtggccttcctgctactgccatcaaacctctgcagctgatacagaacgctgctgcacgagttgtgtttgatttgctaaagcgttcccatgtatctcccctactcatttctctgcactggcttcctatggctgcctgaatcaaattcaagaccctggttattgtctacaaatgcatcaatagagctgctcccagcaatttacaagacttgatcaactgctacaccccaccCAGACTCCTTTgttcgtctacttctgctcgcttggtggtcccgcgcacaaaaagtaaagcatggaggttttcggttctggctccgttatggtgaaatgacctccccctctcactcagaactgctgaaactctgtctacattaaagaagggtctgaaaattcaccttttccggactcacttcaccaaagatctctcaagctcatgtctgggtatagtgtaaatgttcatgcactgtaacttcatgatcatccccagacaAGCCTTTagacagccgctactccggcattgtatgtgaatgtttgtgtaccttatttttaaaaaacaaataaaaatttgtaggaaggttatcaggattcatctagcCCGCGTTTTCTGTGcgtacttgagcgatgaacatcggtgcatcaagtggaaagaaacaaaactaggtttacttaagaatcacatgtctgcagctctctttctcataatgtaatgcataaactgtatttgctgagatgtacattgctttagagaaaaatgtctgctaaacgaaatgaaaaaaatgtacatactCTCCGTGTGTTTCTGTATTACAGATACATCGGTGAAAGGAGGAAACATTAAGGAACAACTGATTTTCAGAGCAATGGACACAGAGACCCCCAGACCCCCACACAGGTGGCTTTTCCAAGGATTGAAACTGTATGACACAATGTATCAGAGGGAACCTCAGTGAAGTTtacaatgactttttttttttttctttccttaagtTTGACACCACTTGTTGTATAGCAGTGCTCATACACCGAGGATGACAAACACtgtcctttcttttttaaaaagaacttcACATTCGCTGAACAAACAACAGACAGATGTACCTGAGGAGGCCAGGAGCAAAGAAGTGAACAACAGCAGCCATGACGGTGGAGTCATTCTGTCGACACTTTTCGACAGAGAGGCTGTCACGACCACATCCCTTCACTGGAACTGAGGAGAACAAGGAAgctggagatgatgatgatgatgatgagcaaaTAAGTGGCAACAACTCCCGACGACCTGCTCAGGAGAAAGAACTGAACACAAGCACAACAAGGACATGGGATGTGGCATTATAAACTTGCACAAAACAGTGgcacacaaagcaaaaaaaatataatttaacgAAAAATGTATTGTCACTAATTCAAGCAATCATTAAACACGTAGAAAAGCAGCTGCACACAACTTAGACGCAGGCCTCGCGCGGCTCCCCTCGCGAGCGGAAGCGGAGGCGCAGACGGTGCGCGAGACGACGCGCTCACGCAAAAAAACACGGAGTGACACAAACATGCAGCAATTTTTGACATCGGCGACGTTCAGCATCTTTTATTTAATGCACGAAAGTAGTTATGTACCGCGCGGCTTGTCACTGtcagtcttttctttctttctcagagAACTCGGAACTGCAGCGATGAACTTGAAAGCACGACGAGAACACAAAACATAGGAGCAGTACGATGACAAAACTCGGTGGTGTACGCCTTCCACCACCTTTTCACATGTCCAGTATGGCGATGAGCGAAGTCATTTCCGATGGCACACAAGTTCACTTCATGTGCAAGCAGTCCGGGACACCGCCTAACGCCGCTCATCTCAGTAAATGCTCCGagaagcaacaacaaaaaaacattgtacTCCCGAGCCCCGAAACACAGCGATGTCCCTGAGCGCGGAAGTGGGCTAACGTGTCATTACTTCCGGTTCCTGTCCCCCAAAATCGGGTGGGTGGGGCTGATACACATAACGTCCAATAAATCACTTCAGAAAGAATGTAAATCGCATGAATTGCTTTTCTTTATGAACGATTTTGGCTTCACTTAGGTGCACAAGTGGAGCTACAACTGATTcgtttcaattcaattcaattcaattcaattcaattcagttcagttcagttcagtaaCCTTCATCCTACATAGCCAAAAAGACAATTCATGAGACTGCAAAGCAGAAACAAGGTGAATACTATAAGCAATGCGACAGGGTTGAAGTATGAGCCCCAGTGAGGGATTCCTCATTACGTTACACCCTGAGAAAACAGGGATCACGTCAGCAGCGGTAACTCCGGAAAGTTCCGCTGCAACTTCTTACCTCATCGAGACACCTCAGGGAGAATGCGGACGACACCAAGGATGCGATCACGAGGCCAGCTTTGCCCTCAGCCTGCTACCGAGCCCCCCGTTCCAGCTGAGCGTGCGGTCGACACCGGACTGCTACAAAACACAGCTCCACCACACACTGTTCATGTGGCCCAACGCAGTATAGAGTAGTTAAAGTTCACCTGCGAAGGGCCTGCTGTTCACGAGCTCTGGCGGAGTGACAAAGTCGGTCACTCGGCTGAACCTGTGAAGGGTAATGGAAGCAAAAGCGGCACGTCTGGGGGAGAGAGGAAACTCCATTGTTGGACAGTAAACTTCATTGTGTCAACACTGTGAATTTGCGAcactgcactgcattgtgggtaaaatgtgacatACTTCATGGCAGTTGTCTGGCACTCTGTTTACTGAATTTGACTACATGTCCACGTTTTCCGTGTTTTAATCCGACATTTTTCTCATACAAATCTCCTTTCCAGGAACACATTACCCTTACAAGgtggaggaagtgtgtgtgtgtgtggttaactGGTACACCATCTGTTATTCTTGACATCCTGTTTTGTACCACTGTGGACTGAATGTTTGCTGCCTGCACCTGCACAAGTGGCTCATAGTCCCAATAAACGTTGAAAGTGTCGAAGTGTATATATGGCATGGTGAAGGAGATGAACACATTTCCTTCCTAATACCGTGGTGGAAAACTACTTATTCTTTGAAagatgaaacactgaaaatgtggcCTTCCCCATCACAGTCTCTCCTCCAGCAACCCCTTTGTACTCCGGATGTATTTTCGTCTTTCTCAAACCAGTGCATTCATACTGTTAGGATAAGTTTACTTTCTGAGATCAATACTAtaataaattagttttatatATGATGttattgttgtattttaatgcattacatCTTATACTGGGTATAATTTAGG
This genomic window from Scleropages formosus chromosome 1, fSclFor1.1, whole genome shotgun sequence contains:
- the crfb2 gene encoding cytokine receptor family member b2, which gives rise to MTPPSWLLLFTSLLLASSGLCELPAPVNVSISSFGFIHILTWEPGPMSPSNLCYSVKVHIVINATWLRVPECQCVQTPRLCNLTKTFSDVWESYAVSVWAVLGDQNSSLVMLDPVVPISITHPDPPLVFVSECRDNLCVKLESPSGHLNHIYNKFTYKLTIENGSNSPLTKNTEGLKDVTLKNLDPGRNYCVTVSIKDKTARSIRQCAYLSSTYKTEILVIPSLVAMFCVLLFTLVYCRRFSLRTNLPDILLTVKSSSMLPLPLDYDKPACTWVVLGEAELPRRHQLAGGSDSEEENEQNVEGKVYRAVGSYEQRPKQPHHSGSQSDPSIIDLMTPHCSPKGSEHFLFCPAPVASNQVLFSDSQSLCVPLDDDCFISGSVGENGQILIDVPLQLSQVENAREQDCKLSSFLGLGRPELEPKDQNGSEVQEMKLCSDVNLFSVTLGKYKEEENETQENEDTLVLLCSPREYSVLPMATISDSCEDLYSEVEEDVIGCSGYMRR